One genomic region from Salipiger sp. CCB-MM3 encodes:
- a CDS encoding aldehyde dehydrogenase family protein, with translation MTTLNCISPIDGSVFASRETLSLEMAREAAASARAAQAAWAARPLAERIELVMKGVAEIGAQNDQIVPELAQMMGRPVRYGGEFGGFNERASHMAEIAAGALADIEVGEDATFKRYIKRVPHGVVFVVSPWNYPYMTAINTVAPALIAGNTVVLKGATQTLLVGERLANAFHKAGVPEAVFQNLYLDHDTTSALIAEGAFNFVNFTGSVGGGKAIERAAAGTFTGLGLELGGKDPGYVMEDADVDAAVDTLIDGAMFNSGQCCCGIERIYVHESLFDAFVEKAVAVVKGYKLGNPLDEATTIGPMANVRFADEVRAQIKEALEMGAKAHIDTLPEDDGGAYLTPQILTNVTHEMRVMRDESFGPVVGIMPVKDDAEAIALMNDSPFGLTASLWTQDVERAQAVGDAIETGTIFMNRADYLDPGLCWTGCKQTGRGGGLSVIGYHNLTRPKSYHLKKVTK, from the coding sequence ATGACAACGCTGAACTGCATTTCCCCCATCGACGGCTCGGTCTTTGCCTCGCGCGAGACCCTTTCGCTGGAGATGGCCCGCGAGGCCGCGGCATCGGCCCGCGCCGCGCAGGCCGCATGGGCTGCCCGCCCGCTGGCCGAGCGTATCGAGCTGGTGATGAAGGGCGTCGCCGAGATCGGCGCGCAGAACGATCAGATCGTCCCCGAACTGGCGCAGATGATGGGCCGCCCGGTCCGCTACGGCGGCGAATTCGGCGGCTTCAACGAGCGCGCCTCGCATATGGCCGAGATCGCCGCAGGCGCATTGGCGGACATCGAGGTTGGCGAGGATGCCACCTTCAAGCGCTACATCAAGCGCGTGCCGCATGGCGTGGTCTTCGTGGTCTCGCCGTGGAACTACCCCTATATGACCGCGATCAACACCGTGGCCCCGGCGCTCATCGCGGGCAACACCGTGGTTCTGAAGGGCGCGACGCAGACGCTGCTCGTGGGCGAGCGGCTTGCCAATGCCTTCCACAAGGCGGGCGTGCCCGAGGCGGTGTTCCAGAACCTCTATCTCGACCATGACACCACCTCGGCCCTCATCGCCGAAGGCGCCTTCAACTTCGTCAACTTCACCGGCTCGGTCGGCGGCGGCAAGGCCATCGAACGCGCTGCGGCGGGCACCTTCACCGGCCTCGGGCTGGAGCTTGGCGGCAAGGATCCGGGCTATGTGATGGAGGATGCGGATGTGGACGCGGCGGTCGACACGCTGATCGACGGCGCCATGTTCAACTCCGGCCAGTGCTGCTGCGGGATCGAGCGGATCTACGTGCACGAAAGCCTCTTCGACGCCTTCGTCGAGAAGGCCGTGGCGGTAGTCAAAGGCTACAAGCTCGGCAACCCGCTCGACGAGGCGACCACCATCGGCCCGATGGCCAACGTGCGCTTCGCGGATGAGGTGCGCGCGCAGATCAAAGAGGCGCTGGAGATGGGCGCCAAGGCGCATATCGACACCCTCCCCGAGGACGATGGCGGCGCCTATCTGACGCCGCAGATCCTCACCAATGTCACCCACGAGATGCGCGTCATGCGCGACGAGAGCTTCGGCCCGGTCGTGGGCATCATGCCCGTCAAGGACGACGCCGAGGCCATCGCCCTGATGAACGACAGCCCCTTCGGCCTCACCGCCTCGCTCTGGACGCAGGACGTCGAGCGCGCGCAGGCCGTAGGCGATGCCATCGAAACCGGCACCATCTTCATGAACCGCGCCGATTACCTCGATCCGGGCCTCTGCTGGACCGGCTGCAAGCAGACCGGGCGCGGCGGCGGCCTGTCGGTCATCGGCTATCACAACCTCACCCGCCCCAAATCCTACCATCTCAAGAAGGTGACGAAATGA
- a CDS encoding iron-containing alcohol dehydrogenase, translating into MSLTANWSYPTAIKFGAGRIAELPAACAQSGITKPLLVTDRGLAALPVTESTIAVLETAGLECGLFADVDPNPNERNLAAGVEAYNAGGYDGVIAFGGGSGLDLGKCVAFMAGQSRPVWDFEDIGDWWTRADAAAIAPIVAVPTTAGTGSEVGRAGVLTNSETHEKKIIFHPKMLPAVVICDPELTVGMPKAITAGTGLDAFAHCVEAFSSPHYHPMSQGIALEGMRLVIDYLPRAYADGTDIEARAQMMSAAAMGATAFQKGLGAIHAMSHPIGAHFGTHHGTTNAVCMPAVLKFNADAIRERFDKAAGYLGIEGGFDGFCAFVDELNDSLGVPKGLTALGVTEASIPELVKGAIKDPSCGGNPIELTEENLEALFRAAM; encoded by the coding sequence ATGAGCCTCACCGCCAATTGGTCCTACCCCACCGCCATCAAGTTCGGCGCGGGCCGCATCGCGGAACTGCCCGCCGCCTGCGCGCAGTCTGGCATCACCAAGCCGCTGCTGGTCACCGACCGCGGCCTTGCTGCCCTGCCGGTCACCGAAAGCACCATCGCGGTGTTGGAAACCGCGGGGCTCGAATGCGGGCTTTTCGCCGACGTCGATCCCAACCCCAACGAGCGCAACCTTGCCGCGGGCGTCGAGGCCTATAACGCGGGCGGCTATGACGGGGTGATCGCCTTCGGCGGCGGCTCCGGCCTCGACCTTGGCAAATGCGTGGCCTTCATGGCCGGGCAAAGCCGCCCGGTCTGGGATTTCGAGGATATCGGCGACTGGTGGACCCGCGCCGACGCCGCCGCCATCGCCCCCATCGTCGCCGTGCCGACCACCGCGGGCACCGGCTCAGAGGTCGGGCGCGCGGGCGTGCTGACCAACTCCGAAACCCATGAGAAGAAGATCATCTTCCACCCCAAGATGCTTCCCGCCGTGGTGATCTGCGATCCCGAGCTGACCGTCGGCATGCCCAAGGCGATCACCGCCGGCACCGGGCTCGACGCTTTTGCTCATTGCGTCGAGGCCTTCTCCTCGCCGCACTACCATCCCATGTCGCAGGGCATCGCGCTCGAGGGCATGCGGCTGGTGATCGACTACCTGCCCCGCGCCTATGCCGATGGCACCGACATCGAGGCGCGCGCGCAGATGATGAGTGCCGCCGCCATGGGGGCCACCGCCTTCCAGAAGGGCCTCGGCGCGATCCACGCCATGAGCCATCCCATCGGCGCGCATTTCGGCACTCACCACGGCACCACCAACGCGGTCTGCATGCCTGCCGTGCTGAAGTTCAACGCGGATGCGATCCGCGAGCGCTTCGACAAGGCGGCGGGCTATCTCGGCATCGAGGGTGGCTTTGACGGGTTCTGCGCCTTCGTGGACGAACTTAACGACAGCCTCGGCGTGCCCAAGGGGCTGACCGCGCTCGGCGTGACCGAAGCGTCGATCCCCGAGCTGGTGAAAGGCGCGATCAAGGATCCCTCCTGCGGCGGCAACCCGATCGAGCTGACCGAAGAGAACCTCGAGGCGCTGTTCCGCGCGGCGATGTGA
- a CDS encoding TRAP transporter small permease subunit, translating to MPEAMVSYVRIIDRMNRLIGRFAMYLIFVLIGVLLWSSVSKTFFTPTLWTLETAQFIMVAYYVLGGPYSIQMGSNVRMDFFYGDWSPRRKAMVDVITIWFLLFYLGVLLWGAISSTAYSFGYFGTEPFKFFGQLIWAFVTGGPDAAGELMGYLERSPSAWRPYVWPVKVILCFGVTLMILQCVAEFFRDIARIRGEEI from the coding sequence ATGCCTGAGGCCATGGTCTCTTATGTCCGCATCATCGACCGGATGAACCGCCTTATCGGGCGGTTCGCCATGTATCTAATCTTTGTGCTGATCGGCGTGCTGCTCTGGTCGTCGGTGTCGAAGACCTTCTTCACCCCCACGCTTTGGACGCTGGAGACCGCGCAGTTCATCATGGTCGCCTATTACGTGCTGGGCGGGCCCTATTCGATCCAGATGGGCTCGAACGTGCGGATGGACTTCTTCTATGGCGACTGGTCGCCGCGCCGCAAGGCGATGGTCGATGTGATCACCATCTGGTTCCTGCTGTTCTACCTCGGCGTGCTGCTCTGGGGAGCGATCAGTTCCACCGCCTATAGCTTTGGCTATTTCGGCACCGAGCCGTTCAAGTTCTTCGGCCAGCTGATCTGGGCCTTCGTCACCGGCGGGCCGGACGCGGCGGGAGAGCTCATGGGCTATCTCGAGCGCAGCCCGAGCGCGTGGCGTCCCTACGTCTGGCCGGTGAAAGTCATCCTGTGCTTCGGGGTCACGCTGATGATCCTGCAATGCGTCGCCGAGTTCTTCCGCGACATCGCCCGCATCCGCGGAGAGGAAATCTGA
- a CDS encoding glutamine synthetase family protein, with the protein MAAPMTLDQLKDAAKSGEIDTVLACIIDMQGRLQGKRFHISNFLEQAINETHCCNYLLATDLVMSTPEGFASTSWASGYGDYVMKPDLATLRPVPWLEGTAMILCDVMDHHTHAPAFESPRQILQAQIARAEAMGLTPMMATELEFFLYARSFDEIRHSGWRDLETLSPYNQDYSIQLTSREEYVLRPIRNHLYAMGVPVECTKGEAETGQEELNIRYADALACADHHALAKHAVKEIAHQHGHAATFMSKWQADKVGSAAHIHQSLFAGDDNAFYDKDGAHGMSQTMKHYVAGLLKYAPDVTLFMAPYINSYKRFAPGTFAPTKTAWSIDNRTAGFRLVGEDSKGVRIECRIPGSDMNPYLACAAQLAAGLAGIEETLELPDPAQGDIYGMDDVPDVPSTLRAAILAFGGSKMMRDAFGDKVVDHYAHAANIEQQDFDRAVTDYELARGFERA; encoded by the coding sequence ATGGCTGCCCCAATGACTCTCGACCAACTCAAGGATGCCGCCAAGAGCGGTGAGATCGACACCGTGCTTGCCTGCATCATCGACATGCAGGGCCGTCTGCAGGGCAAGCGGTTCCACATCTCGAATTTCCTCGAGCAGGCGATCAACGAGACCCATTGCTGCAACTACCTGCTGGCGACAGACCTCGTGATGAGCACCCCCGAAGGCTTTGCTTCGACAAGCTGGGCCTCGGGCTACGGCGACTATGTGATGAAGCCCGATCTCGCGACGCTGCGCCCCGTGCCGTGGCTCGAGGGCACCGCGATGATCCTGTGCGACGTGATGGATCACCACACCCACGCCCCGGCCTTCGAGTCGCCGCGCCAGATCCTGCAGGCGCAGATCGCCCGCGCCGAGGCCATGGGCCTCACTCCGATGATGGCGACCGAGCTGGAGTTCTTCCTCTACGCTCGCTCCTTCGACGAGATTCGCCACAGCGGTTGGCGCGATCTCGAGACGCTCTCGCCCTACAATCAGGATTATTCCATCCAGCTCACCAGCCGCGAGGAATACGTGCTGCGGCCGATCCGCAACCATCTCTATGCCATGGGCGTGCCGGTGGAATGCACCAAGGGCGAGGCCGAGACCGGGCAGGAAGAGCTCAACATCCGCTATGCCGACGCGCTGGCCTGCGCCGATCACCACGCGCTGGCCAAACACGCGGTCAAAGAGATCGCCCACCAGCACGGCCATGCCGCGACCTTCATGTCGAAGTGGCAGGCCGACAAGGTCGGCAGCGCCGCGCATATCCACCAGTCGCTGTTCGCGGGCGATGACAACGCCTTCTACGACAAGGACGGCGCGCATGGCATGTCGCAGACCATGAAGCATTACGTCGCGGGCCTGCTGAAATACGCGCCCGACGTGACGCTGTTCATGGCGCCCTATATCAACAGCTACAAACGCTTTGCGCCCGGCACCTTCGCCCCCACCAAGACCGCGTGGAGCATCGACAACCGCACCGCCGGGTTCCGCCTCGTCGGCGAGGACAGCAAGGGCGTGCGCATCGAATGCCGCATCCCCGGCTCGGACATGAACCCCTATCTCGCCTGCGCCGCGCAGCTGGCGGCGGGCCTTGCGGGGATCGAAGAGACGCTCGAACTGCCCGACCCGGCACAGGGCGATATCTACGGCATGGACGATGTGCCCGACGTGCCCAGCACCCTGCGCGCCGCCATCCTCGCCTTTGGCGGCTCGAAGATGATGCGCGACGCCTTCGGTGATAAGGTGGTGGATCACTACGCCCATGCCGCCAACATCGAGCAGCAAGATTTCGACCGCGCCGTCACCGACTACGAGCTGGCGCGCGGCTTCGAGAGAGCGTGA
- a CDS encoding TRAP transporter large permease yields MSQDLIAIVMFSGMLGLLLTGQRVFGAIGFVAVLAALFLWGDRGGFDLGFAASIKLMKWYPLLTLPMFIFMGYVLSESKIADDLYKMFHVWMGGLPGGLAVGTIGLMVLISAMNGLSVAGMAIGATIALPELLKRGYDKRMVTGVIQAGSSLGILVPPSVVLVLYAMIARQPVGQLWLAGIIPGLVMAAGFVIYIIIRCRLNPALGPVLPKADRDIPMSEKLRLLSAGLLPLIIFAVMMVPFVNGWTSLVESSAIGAIAAFLAAVIKGRMTREVFETSVRQTLGVSCMFMWIILAALAFGAVFDGLGAVNAIETLFTEKLGLSPWMILILMQLSFIVMGTFLDDTAMLVIVAPLYVPLVGALGFDLVWYGVLYTITCQIAYMTPPFGYNLFLMRAMAPPEIGLRDIYTSIIPFVGVMTVVLAIIMIFPELALWLPDLVYDK; encoded by the coding sequence ATGTCGCAAGACCTGATCGCTATTGTCATGTTCTCGGGCATGCTGGGCCTTCTGCTGACCGGCCAGCGCGTGTTCGGCGCCATCGGCTTTGTCGCCGTGCTGGCGGCGCTGTTCCTCTGGGGGGATCGTGGCGGCTTTGATCTGGGCTTTGCCGCCTCGATCAAGCTGATGAAATGGTATCCGCTGCTGACGCTGCCGATGTTCATCTTCATGGGCTATGTGCTGTCGGAATCGAAGATCGCCGATGACCTCTACAAGATGTTCCACGTCTGGATGGGCGGGCTGCCCGGCGGTCTGGCGGTGGGCACCATCGGGCTGATGGTGCTGATCTCGGCGATGAACGGCCTTTCCGTGGCGGGCATGGCCATCGGCGCCACCATCGCCCTGCCCGAACTTCTGAAACGCGGCTACGACAAGCGCATGGTCACCGGGGTGATCCAAGCCGGGTCAAGTCTGGGCATCCTCGTGCCGCCCTCTGTGGTGCTGGTGCTCTACGCGATGATCGCGCGCCAGCCGGTGGGGCAACTGTGGCTGGCCGGGATCATTCCCGGGCTGGTGATGGCCGCGGGCTTCGTCATCTACATCATCATCCGCTGCCGCCTGAATCCCGCGCTCGGACCGGTGCTGCCCAAAGCAGACCGCGATATCCCCATGTCGGAAAAGCTGCGCCTGCTGAGCGCGGGCCTGCTGCCGCTGATCATCTTCGCGGTGATGATGGTGCCCTTCGTCAACGGTTGGACCTCGCTTGTGGAAAGCTCGGCCATCGGTGCCATCGCCGCCTTCCTCGCCGCGGTGATCAAGGGCCGGATGACCCGCGAGGTCTTCGAGACCTCGGTGCGGCAGACACTGGGCGTGTCGTGCATGTTCATGTGGATCATTCTTGCCGCCCTCGCCTTCGGCGCGGTGTTCGACGGGCTGGGCGCGGTCAACGCCATCGAGACGCTGTTCACCGAAAAGCTGGGCCTCTCGCCGTGGATGATCCTCATCCTGATGCAGCTGAGCTTCATCGTCATGGGCACCTTCCTCGACGACACGGCAATGCTGGTGATCGTGGCGCCTCTCTATGTGCCGCTGGTGGGGGCGCTCGGTTTCGATCTGGTGTGGTACGGTGTGCTTTACACGATCACCTGCCAGATCGCCTATATGACACCGCCCTTCGGCTATAACCTCTTCCTGATGCGCGCCATGGCCCCGCCCGAGATCGGCCTGCGCGACATCTACACCTCGATCATCCCCTTCGTCGGTGTGATGACCGTGGTGCTTGCCATCATCATGATCTTCCCCGAGCTCGCCCTTTGGCTGCCGGACCTGGTTTACGACAAGTAA
- a CDS encoding NAD(P)/FAD-dependent oxidoreductase → MKKTVAVIGAGIVGVSTAIALLRDGHEVVLIDREGPATGTSHGNGGVLAAAAVLPVPGPGLWAKAPKMLLDPDQPLFLRWPYLPKLLPWLRRYMGEASAEAALRRAHAIAPLIGDSLADHQALATGTPAEKWLVPGDYVYAYPDRAAFEADAFTWQTKSALGFAHEVLENGAFQRYDPAMSESFALGVRQPDHGRITDPGAYVKALAAHAQSLGARLVIGEVTDFAEENGALTGLRIGGETLPCDAAVITTGVWSGPLAKRLGVAAPLESERGYHLELYEPSMMPRAPVMFAAQKFVATPMEGRLRLAGIVEFGGLDAPPSKAPFELLRRCIAKAMPELTWKHEVEWMGHRPSVSDSLPLIGAAPGLRGAFFGFGHDHVGLTAGPKTGRLLAQLVGAQRPNIDIAPFSPDRFA, encoded by the coding sequence ATGAAGAAGACGGTGGCAGTGATCGGTGCGGGAATTGTCGGCGTCAGCACGGCGATTGCGTTGCTGCGCGACGGCCACGAGGTTGTGCTGATCGACCGCGAGGGCCCGGCCACGGGCACCAGCCACGGCAATGGCGGCGTGCTGGCGGCGGCGGCGGTGCTGCCGGTGCCCGGCCCCGGTCTCTGGGCCAAAGCCCCGAAAATGCTGCTCGATCCCGACCAGCCGCTGTTCCTGCGCTGGCCTTACCTGCCGAAGCTGCTGCCATGGCTGCGCCGCTACATGGGCGAGGCAAGCGCCGAGGCCGCGCTGCGCCGCGCCCATGCCATCGCGCCCCTCATCGGCGACAGCCTTGCCGACCACCAAGCGCTCGCCACGGGCACCCCCGCCGAGAAATGGCTGGTCCCGGGCGATTACGTCTACGCCTACCCCGACCGCGCCGCTTTCGAAGCCGACGCCTTCACCTGGCAGACCAAAAGCGCGCTCGGCTTTGCCCATGAGGTGCTCGAGAACGGCGCCTTCCAGCGCTACGACCCGGCGATGAGCGAAAGCTTCGCGCTGGGTGTGCGCCAGCCGGATCATGGCCGCATCACCGACCCGGGCGCCTATGTGAAGGCGCTGGCGGCCCATGCCCAAAGCCTCGGCGCGCGGCTGGTGATCGGTGAAGTGACGGATTTCGCTGAAGAGAACGGCGCACTGACCGGCCTGCGCATCGGCGGCGAGACCCTGCCCTGCGACGCCGCCGTCATCACCACCGGCGTCTGGTCCGGCCCGCTGGCCAAGCGTCTGGGCGTCGCGGCCCCGTTGGAAAGCGAGCGCGGCTATCACCTCGAACTCTACGAGCCCTCGATGATGCCCCGCGCCCCGGTGATGTTCGCCGCGCAGAAATTCGTCGCCACCCCGATGGAGGGCCGCTTGCGGCTGGCGGGCATCGTCGAGTTTGGCGGGCTCGACGCGCCGCCCTCGAAGGCGCCCTTCGAGCTGCTGCGCCGCTGCATCGCCAAGGCGATGCCCGAGCTGACGTGGAAGCATGAGGTCGAATGGATGGGCCACCGCCCCTCGGTCTCGGACTCGCTGCCGCTGATCGGCGCGGCGCCGGGCCTCAGGGGCGCGTTCTTTGGCTTCGGGCATGACCATGTGGGGCTGACCGCCGGACCCAAGACCGGCCGCCTGCTGGCGCAACTGGTCGGCGCGCAGCGGCCCAATATCGACATCGCGCCCTTCTCGCCGGACCGTTTCGCGTGA
- a CDS encoding MurR/RpiR family transcriptional regulator encodes MTSPTGTVRQLIREHYAHLTNSERKFAQALLDDYPGAGIASITAAASNAGVSTPTVARMVQKLGFKGYPAFHAALLSELQAKVSGPEARRAVWASEAPESHLLNRFAEAVTQNLRQTFANIDAAQFDAAAKRLASTEGRLYVVGGRITRSLAEYAFTHFQAIRARVTHLTSSSATWPHYVLDMTEGDTLLIFDIRRYEENLLRLAEIARARGMQVILITDQWASPISSVADHAFNCWVEIPSAWDSNISTLSLVEALVAAAQEERWPDARERFERLDELFELTRLFRKP; translated from the coding sequence TTGACCAGCCCGACAGGCACCGTGCGCCAGCTCATTCGTGAGCATTACGCGCATCTGACCAACTCGGAGCGCAAGTTCGCGCAGGCCTTGCTCGACGATTATCCCGGCGCGGGAATCGCCTCGATCACCGCTGCGGCATCCAATGCCGGGGTCTCGACGCCGACGGTGGCGCGGATGGTGCAGAAGCTGGGGTTCAAGGGCTATCCGGCCTTCCATGCGGCGCTGCTGTCGGAATTGCAGGCCAAGGTCTCGGGCCCCGAGGCGCGCCGCGCGGTCTGGGCCTCGGAGGCGCCCGAGTCGCATCTGCTCAACCGGTTTGCCGAGGCGGTGACGCAGAACCTGCGCCAGACCTTCGCCAATATCGATGCCGCCCAGTTCGATGCGGCGGCCAAGCGGCTGGCCTCGACCGAGGGGCGGCTCTACGTGGTTGGCGGGCGGATCACCCGGTCGCTGGCGGAATATGCCTTCACCCACTTTCAGGCGATCCGCGCGCGGGTGACGCATCTGACCTCCTCTTCCGCCACATGGCCGCACTATGTGCTGGACATGACCGAGGGCGACACGCTGCTGATCTTCGACATCCGCCGCTATGAAGAGAACCTTCTGCGGCTGGCCGAGATCGCGCGGGCGCGCGGCATGCAGGTGATCCTGATCACCGATCAATGGGCGAGCCCGATCTCCAGCGTTGCCGATCACGCGTTCAATTGCTGGGTCGAGATTCCCTCGGCATGGGATTCCAACATTTCCACGCTGTCGCTGGTCGAGGCGCTGGTCGCCGCGGCGCAGGAAGAGCGCTGGCCCGATGCGCGCGAGCGGTTCGAGCGGCTGGACGAGTTGTTCGAACTGACGCGGCTGTTCAGGAAGCCGTGA
- a CDS encoding TRAP transporter substrate-binding protein, with the protein MTLTRRKILSGAALAAPAALAAPSIGRAQEPIKWRFQTYAGAALGEQVTKPIIDYINTAAQGELEIELYYADQIVPTGELFQALQRGTIDAVHSDDDSMASPTPMRVFGGYFPFATKHILDVPVLFEQYGLADIWRAEYEKVGVTWLSAAGQDPCNFNTKKEITSLADLDGLKLYTFPTAGRFLSQFGVVPVNIPYEDAEVAVQTGELDGMAWSGITEDYTVGWAEVTDYFLTNNISGAWIGSIFVNQQRWADLPEHLKTLVMSAIKAADTYRNQWYWGGEAKLRATGDKLQLRSVPPEEWAEVENAAKEFWKEIAQEGEVHAKVVSIFEEYNGVINQAGPPYTF; encoded by the coding sequence ATGACCCTGACACGACGCAAGATCCTTAGCGGGGCCGCCCTCGCCGCTCCGGCGGCGCTGGCCGCGCCCTCCATCGGCCGCGCACAGGAACCGATCAAATGGCGCTTCCAGACCTACGCGGGCGCCGCCCTCGGCGAACAAGTGACCAAGCCGATCATCGACTACATCAACACCGCCGCACAGGGCGAGCTGGAGATCGAGCTCTACTACGCCGACCAGATCGTGCCCACCGGCGAGCTGTTCCAGGCGCTGCAGCGCGGCACCATCGACGCCGTGCACTCGGATGACGACTCCATGGCCTCGCCGACCCCGATGCGCGTCTTCGGCGGCTACTTCCCCTTTGCCACCAAGCACATCCTCGACGTGCCGGTGCTTTTCGAGCAGTACGGCCTCGCCGACATCTGGCGCGCCGAGTACGAGAAGGTCGGCGTCACGTGGCTCTCGGCCGCCGGTCAGGACCCGTGTAACTTCAACACCAAGAAAGAGATCACCAGCCTTGCCGATCTCGACGGGCTGAAGCTCTACACCTTCCCCACCGCTGGCCGCTTCCTGAGCCAGTTCGGCGTGGTGCCGGTGAACATCCCCTATGAGGATGCCGAAGTTGCCGTGCAGACCGGCGAGCTTGACGGCATGGCGTGGTCGGGCATCACCGAAGACTACACCGTGGGCTGGGCGGAAGTGACCGACTACTTCCTCACCAACAACATCTCTGGCGCGTGGATCGGTTCGATCTTCGTTAACCAGCAGCGTTGGGCCGACCTGCCCGAGCACCTCAAGACGCTGGTGATGTCCGCGATCAAGGCCGCCGACACCTACCGCAACCAGTGGTACTGGGGCGGCGAAGCCAAGCTGCGCGCCACCGGCGACAAGCTGCAGCTGCGCTCGGTGCCGCCGGAGGAATGGGCCGAGGTCGAGAACGCCGCCAAGGAGTTCTGGAAAGAGATCGCGCAGGAAGGCGAAGTGCACGCCAAGGTCGTGTCGATCTTCGAAGAGTACAACGGCGTGATCAACCAAGCGGGCCCGCCCTACACCTTCTGA
- a CDS encoding N-formylglutamate amidohydrolase, translated as MGKGPALFLCEHASNAIPARYDGLGLSEAARQSHAAWDPGALALAERMAEALDAPLVAGAVSRLVYDLNRPPEVPSAMPEKTETVDVPGNRALDEAARAQRARDIYDPFCAAVTGAVVTRKTLGTPFALVTVHSFTPTWFGIQREVEIGILHDEDSRLADYMLEEATRLPGRRIARNDPYGPEDGVTHSLKLHGMGNDLPNVMIEVRNDLLADETGIETIAGELLTLLRPALAGLGLTETNNA; from the coding sequence ATGGGAAAAGGCCCGGCCCTGTTCCTGTGCGAACACGCCTCCAACGCCATTCCCGCACGCTACGACGGGCTCGGCCTTTCCGAAGCCGCCCGGCAGAGCCACGCCGCATGGGACCCGGGCGCGCTCGCGCTTGCCGAGCGGATGGCCGAGGCGCTGGATGCGCCGCTGGTGGCAGGCGCGGTCTCGCGGCTGGTCTATGATCTCAACCGCCCGCCCGAGGTGCCCTCGGCAATGCCCGAAAAGACCGAGACCGTCGATGTGCCGGGCAACCGCGCGCTCGACGAGGCGGCCCGCGCGCAGCGTGCCCGCGACATCTACGATCCGTTCTGCGCCGCCGTGACCGGCGCCGTGGTCACCCGCAAGACGCTGGGCACGCCCTTTGCCCTTGTCACCGTGCACAGCTTCACGCCCACATGGTTCGGCATCCAGCGCGAGGTCGAGATCGGCATCCTGCATGACGAAGACAGCCGTCTCGCCGATTACATGCTCGAAGAAGCGACCCGCCTGCCCGGTCGCCGCATCGCCCGAAACGATCCCTATGGCCCCGAGGACGGGGTGACCCATTCGCTGAAACTGCACGGCATGGGGAATGATCTGCCGAACGTGATGATCGAGGTCCGCAACGACCTGCTGGCCGATGAGACCGGCATTGAGACCATCGCCGGCGAACTGCTGACCCTGCTGCGCCCAGCGCTGGCGGGGCTTGGACTTACGGAGACGAACAATGCCTGA